A stretch of DNA from Brevibacillus ruminantium:
CTTGCTTTTACCCTGTCTCTCGACGATGTGATTATCAGCTTTTTCGTCGCCGGACCTGCCAGTGCAACACTGCCTTTGAAAATATTCTCCATGGTGAAATTTGGCGTGACGCCTGAAATCAACGCGCTCTCGACCCTGATGCTCGTCGTCACGCTGGTGATCGTCATTTTTGCGGAACGCCTGCGAATGCGCAAGCAATAGTCTTTGGCGCGTTTGTCATTTGCCCATAAATCAACTGATTTCAGAGGGGGATTTTGTATGAAGCAAGGCTGGAGGCATATCGCAGCGGTAGGGGGCTTGTCCCTGTCACTGGTGCTGACGGCGATAGGGTGCAGCTCGTCGCCGGCGTCACAGGGAACCGCCGAAGAGAATGGTCTGGACAAGCAACTGAACGTCTTCAACTGGTCGGAATACCTGCCAGAGCGGGTGATCAAAGGCTTTGAAGAAAAGTACGGGGTAAAAGTCAATTACAGTACGTTTTCATCCAATGAAGAGATGCTGGCCAAAGTATCGGCAGGCGGAGGCATCTACGATCTGATCGTCGCCAGTGACTTTCTGATCCAGTCCATGGTCAAACAGGGGTTGATCCAGCCGCTCGATATGTCCAACATTCCCAACTTCAAGAACCTGGACCCGGAATTGATCAACAAAGAGCATGACCCCGGAAACGAGTACAGCATTCCGTACATGGGCAATACCGTCTCTCTCGGCTATAATCCCGACCAGATCAAAACCAGCATCACCAGCTTTGAAGACCTGTGGAAACCGGAGCTGAAAGGGCAAATCGTGATGGTAGACGACCAGCGGTTCATTCTGGGTATGGTTTTGAAAACGCTGGGGTACTCCGGCAATGATACCGACCCCGCCCACCTCGAAGAAGCCAAGCAAAAAATGCTCAAGCTGATGCCCAATATCAAGGCTTTTGACAGTGACAGCCCCAAAACGCTGATGGTAAATGGTGAGGTCAATGTCGCCGTCGTCTGGGGACCGGAGATCGCTCTGGCTCAGCGCGAAAAGCCGCAGATTACCACCGTGCTGCCCAAGGAAGGGCTGATGATTACGTTTGACAACCTGCTCATTCCCGCCGGAGCCAAGCATAAAAAAACGGCAGAGGCCTTTATGAATTACCTGCTGGAGCCTGAGGTCAACGCGGAAATTTCCAAGGATTTTCCCTACATCAGTCCCAACATGGAAGCACGCAAGCTGCTCCCCAAGGAAACGCTGGATAATATCGCGATCTATCCACCGCCTGAGGAGATGAAACGGGTGGAAAGCCTGGCAGATATCGGCGAGGCAGTCAAGCTGTACGACCGGGTTTGGTCTGAGGTAAAAAGCTCGCAGTAAGTGGAAAGCGCGGGACACGGTACCCCCACCTCCAGATGAAGGGTGGGGGTATTTTTTATTAGAAAACCTGGCTCCACCAAGCTTTTTGACGTGTCCTTAGCTGCACGTATACTTTCACCCTCCATCGCTTTAGCGAAAGTAAACTTTATGAATGCACAAAAAAGAAGGGGAGCAGAATTGGGCCTGCTCCCCTTTCCATTTGCTTGCTCTCTGATTGTCTTGCTCCCTTTATTGCTCCTGTTTTCTCGGTCTCTATATTGCTCCTGTTTTCTTGCTCTCTTCCCCCAGTTTACCTCGCCACCTTCATGTCTTTGGAAAGCTGCGCAATCCCCTCTTCGATGCATGCCAGCACATAATCGATCTGTTCGTACGAGATCACTGCGGGCGGCTCGATGCGAATCACGGTGGCGTTGTTCAGCGTACCGCCAACGAGGATTTTCTTGCCGAACAGCATTTTGGCCAGTGTGTAGCCAAGGCTGTTGTTAGAAAACTCCATGCCGATCAAAAGACCGCGTCCGCGTACCTGAACCATCACCTCCGGATATTGCTCCTGGATCTCGCCCAGTCTCACCATGATATAATCGCCTTTTTCCTTGGCCATCTGCGGGATATTGTCTTCCAGGATCGTGTGGATGCCCGCGATGGCGCCTGCGCAGCAAAGCGGATTTCCACCAAAGGTGGATGAGCCGAGAAGAAACGGATTTTCTTCCATCTTGCCCCACCATTTTTTCTTGGCAACCATGGCTGCAATCGGCATGACGCCTCCGCCAAAGGCTTTCCCCAGCGTCATGATATCCGGTACGACATTCCAGTGATCGACGCCAAACAGCGTACCCGTACGTCCCATGCCTGTCTGAATCTCATCGACGATCAGGAGGCACTCGTAGCGGTCACAGATTTCACGCAGGCGCGGGAGGTAATCATCCGGTGGAATATTGACGCCCCCTTCCCCTTGAATCGGCTCTACAATCACACCGGCCACGGTTTCACCGGTGGCAATCAGCATGCGAATGGCCTGCTCAACGGCATCTGCATCGCCAAACGGAACATGCTGGAAGCCGGGAACGAGTGGCATATACGGCTCACGGAACGTCGATTTCCCGGAAGCAGAGAGCGAAAACATCGTCTTGCCGTGAAAGCCCTTTTCCGTGGAAATAAAACATTTCTTGCCGGTCGCCAGCCGCGCCAGCTTCAAAGCCATTTCATTGGCTTCGGTACCGCAGTTGACGAGATAAGAGTGCTGCAAATCTCCGGGGGTAATATAGGCAACCAGCTTGGACAAATAGCCGCGCAACGGGTCAACCATCTCCTGGCTGTGCAGGGCGTACCGCTTGAGCTGCGCCTCTACCGCCTTGACCACTTTTGGGTGGCGATGACCCAGCAGATACACACCGTAGCCCCCCAGACAATCGATGTACTCATCCCCCATCGTATCGCGAAAAATGGCTCCTTCGTCTTCCCATTCCACCACCGAGAAGTCGTTGGAAACGGATTTCCGATGCGCCAATATTGCTTTGGTCACATGGTTGGTAAAGTTATCAATCGAATCACTGACAATCTTTTTCTTCTGCTCAACACTCAACGTCTCACTTTCGATAAAAGTAAGAATTTCCTTTGCCAGTTCCAGAGATTCTTCCCGGGTTTTGCGCTCCATTCTCCTCATCCTTTCCTGATTGGTTACTCACTTCAGAAAAGTTGCAAGAACAATGCCAGAGAAAAAAAGGGGAGCAACCTCTCCACACCCATCGTTTCGGCTGGAAACCGCATAGAAAATGAGAAATTCTCTTCTCAGATTCTAGAATAACCAGAGGGAGGTGAAGGAGCCTTCGAGAAATTGTTAGGAAAAGGGTGGAAAAAGAGGTTGACAAGTACGGAAACTTATTTATAATAGATATTAGTTGATAATCATTTTAAACAAGGAGTGAGTGCACCATGGAAAGCCTTTTCCCGGTATTGAATAAACAGGTAGCGAACTGGATTGTCCTGCGCATGAAGCTGCAAAACTATCACTGGAATGTAAAAGGACCTGCTTTCTTCACGCTGCACGCGAAGTTTGAGGAGCTGTACACCGAAGCGTCTTTGCACATCGATACGCTCGCTGAACGCATCCTGGCTCTCCATGGAAAGCCCTTGGCCACATTGGGTGATTGTCTCCACGAAGCCAGTATTGAAGAAGCAACTGACCGAGAAAACACGACGGAGATGGTCAAAACCCTGATTGAAGACTTCTCCATTATCATCGAGGAATTAAAAGACGGCATAAAAAAGTCCGACGAGCTGGGCGATGAGAGTACGGCTGACCTGCTGTTGTCGATCCAAACCAGCCTGGAGAAACATGCGTGGATGTTCAGGGCTTTGCTCGGCTAATATAGATACAAAAAAGAGAGCGCTTGTGCGTGATGCACGCTGCCCTCTTTTTTTGCAGTCGTTCTATGTTGCCAAAGAAAAAACAAGTTTTCTTCCGTCCTTTTCGATTTTCACATGCGGTAAATGCTTGATGGCTTTGTGAATGCCGATGTAAGGGCTTGCGAACTCAACGCCGCACCGTTTCTTCAGCTCGTCACAGAGGTCATTCAACGTCATCGCTGACATCTCTTTTAAAATCGTTTCCACCTGATTGGCTACGGCTTCGTAGTCATGCCGAATATGGGTTTTTCTCGCTTTTACCCTTCCCATGACCTCTGCCGTTTCGCTGCTTGTGTAAGCAGGTTCTTCATCGACCGAATACGATTCCAGGTTCCCTTCGATCTGGTCAAGCTCACGAACTCTTGCCAAAATTTGTTTAATGTCCAGACCCAGTTGCTTGTCTTGGTCCACATATTGGCGTCGCAATGAAGCGCGCTGTTCCAAAAGAGATTGCAAAGTCATATGCAATGCTTTCCGTTCCGTCAGGTATTCAGCCATAGCGTTCTCCTTTTTTCATATTTTGATATTCCTTATCATAATAGAATTGTGTCTACTTGAAAACGGTAGATTTGTCAAACAACAAAATGGTGAATCTATGATTTCGTGTAATATTCGCAAAAATCACAAGCTGCTCAGATATACCCCTTACCGCCTGCTGTTGGAAGGGGTATCTTACTCTCGTTCCGATTGCGGATGAGCAGTTATTTCACATTTATTTCGCAGCTATTTCCCCTGCTCCAGCTCCTCTACGAGAAGAGACAGCTCTGTCCATCGTTCAATGGTTGCTTCCAGCTCCGAGGCTACCTGCTGTTCTTCGGCATACAGCTTCTCAATTTTCCCGTAATCACTGCCCGCCAGCGCAATCTCCTGTTTCAGCTGTTCGCTCC
This window harbors:
- a CDS encoding Dps family protein is translated as MESLFPVLNKQVANWIVLRMKLQNYHWNVKGPAFFTLHAKFEELYTEASLHIDTLAERILALHGKPLATLGDCLHEASIEEATDRENTTEMVKTLIEDFSIIIEELKDGIKKSDELGDESTADLLLSIQTSLEKHAWMFRALLG
- a CDS encoding putrescine aminotransferase; the encoded protein is MERKTREESLELAKEILTFIESETLSVEQKKKIVSDSIDNFTNHVTKAILAHRKSVSNDFSVVEWEDEGAIFRDTMGDEYIDCLGGYGVYLLGHRHPKVVKAVEAQLKRYALHSQEMVDPLRGYLSKLVAYITPGDLQHSYLVNCGTEANEMALKLARLATGKKCFISTEKGFHGKTMFSLSASGKSTFREPYMPLVPGFQHVPFGDADAVEQAIRMLIATGETVAGVIVEPIQGEGGVNIPPDDYLPRLREICDRYECLLIVDEIQTGMGRTGTLFGVDHWNVVPDIMTLGKAFGGGVMPIAAMVAKKKWWGKMEENPFLLGSSTFGGNPLCCAGAIAGIHTILEDNIPQMAKEKGDYIMVRLGEIQEQYPEVMVQVRGRGLLIGMEFSNNSLGYTLAKMLFGKKILVGGTLNNATVIRIEPPAVISYEQIDYVLACIEEGIAQLSKDMKVAR
- a CDS encoding ABC transporter substrate-binding protein, translated to MKQGWRHIAAVGGLSLSLVLTAIGCSSSPASQGTAEENGLDKQLNVFNWSEYLPERVIKGFEEKYGVKVNYSTFSSNEEMLAKVSAGGGIYDLIVASDFLIQSMVKQGLIQPLDMSNIPNFKNLDPELINKEHDPGNEYSIPYMGNTVSLGYNPDQIKTSITSFEDLWKPELKGQIVMVDDQRFILGMVLKTLGYSGNDTDPAHLEEAKQKMLKLMPNIKAFDSDSPKTLMVNGEVNVAVVWGPEIALAQREKPQITTVLPKEGLMITFDNLLIPAGAKHKKTAEAFMNYLLEPEVNAEISKDFPYISPNMEARKLLPKETLDNIAIYPPPEEMKRVESLADIGEAVKLYDRVWSEVKSSQ